Proteins encoded within one genomic window of Hevea brasiliensis isolate MT/VB/25A 57/8 chromosome 8, ASM3005281v1, whole genome shotgun sequence:
- the LOC110671939 gene encoding monocopper oxidase-like protein SKU5 has translation MAFLGNHSSLELLLAASFILLASLAANGDEIFYEWRVAIDTKIKPVSADQPVITINGMFPGPLINATTNDNIHVNVFNDMDEPLLFTWNGIEQRLNSWQDGVSGTNCPIQPGKNWTYQFQLKDQIGSFFYFPSLYFQKSGGGFGPIRVYNRIIISVPFPKPEAEYDLLIGDWYPKSYKEVRSMMLNGSTPLISPDKMLLNGKGPYIDPSTKSYESFTFTPGKTYRLRISNVGNVWSFNFRIQNHKMLLVETEGSYTNQITFDSLDVHVGQSYSVLVTADQKAADYYIVATPKMVNVDKISSLAAIGVLHYANSTTNATGPLPTGPDPFDLQFSINQAKSIRWNMTTGAARPNPQGTFNVTNVTLSQTFILHGSKAEIDGVSSYTVNDVSYITPTTPLKLADHFGNWSDVFQLDQFSTNSSNGSPKHGVFVASGDHKGWIELVFMNDLDVMDSWHLDGFGFFVVGYGVGDWTNHSRSTYNIYDPVVRSTVQVYPKGWTGVYAYLDNPGMWNLRSQNLRNWYLGQELYLRVYDADPNPAKERPPPDNLLLCGKFSNLSPPPPPPNAPASAPPPPNAPATAPSPSHASPPPPPPASTPPTSHALTGRKAWFHTFMMLIIAFLCMGKQ, from the exons ATGGCATTTCTGGGTAATCATTCATCACTAGAACTCCTGCTCGCCGCGAGCTTCATACTCCTTGCTTCGCTTGCTGCTAATGGTGATGAAATTTTCTATGAGTGGAGGGTTGCAATTGACACAAAAATCAAACCAGTGTCTGCAGATCAACCTGTTATTACCATCAACGGAATGTTCCCTGGACCCCTTATCAATGCCACCACAAATGACAATATTCATGTCAATGTGTTTAATGATATGGATGAGCCTCTTCTATTTACATG GAATGGGATTGAACAGAGGTTAAACTCATGGCAAGATGGAGTGTCAGGAACAAATTGTCCAATCCAACCTGGGAAAAATTGGACTTATCAGTTTCAGTTGAAGGACCAAATTGGGAGCTTTTTCTACTTCCCTTCTCTTTATTTCCAGAAATCTGGGGGAGGGTTTGGTCCTATTAGGGTTTATAATCGTATAATCATTAGTGTGCCCTTTCCTAAACCAGAGGCAGAGTATGATCTTCTCATTGGTGATTGGTATCCAAAAAGTTACAAG GAGGTTAGGTCCATGATGCTTAACGGTTCTACCCCTCTTATTTCCCCTGATAAGATGCTACTAAATGGCAAAGGCCCATATATAGATCCTTCTACCAAATCCTATGAGTCATTCACATTCACACCAG GAAAGACATACAGGTTGAGGATATCCAATGTGGGGAATGTGTGGAGTTTCAATTTCAGGATACAAAATCATAAAATGTTGCTGGTTGAAACTGAAGGATCATACACTAATCAGATAACATTTGATTCTTTGGATGTGCATGTTGGGCAATCCTACTCTGTCCTTGTCACAGCTGATCAGAAGGCAGCTGACTATTATATTGTGGCAACTCCTAAAATGGTTAATGTTGATAAAATCAGCAGTCTTGCTGCTATAGGGGTGCTACATTATGCTAATTCTACTACAAATGCTACTGGACCTCTTCCAACTGGTCCTGATCCTTTTGATTTGCAATTCTCCATTAATCAAGCTAAGTCAATCAG GTGGAATATGACAACAGGAGCTGCCAGGCCCAACCCACAAGGAACCTTCAATGTGACCAATGTGACATTATCACAAACATTTATCCTGCATGGATCAAAAGCTGAGATTGATGGTGTATCCTCTTATACAGTCAATGATGTCTCCTACATTACACCAACGACCCCATTAAAGCTTGCTGATCACTTCGGAAATTGGTCTGATGTTTTTCAACTTGATCAATTTTCCACTAATTCTTCAAATGGCAGCCCCAAACATGGTGTTTTTGTTGCTTCTGGAGACCATAAAGGATGGATAGAACTTGTTTTCATGAATGATTTGGATGTTATGGATTCTTGGCACTTGGATGGCTTTGGCTTTTTTGTTGTTGG ATACGGTGTAGGAGATTGGACAAATCATTCGCGCTCTACTTATAATATTTATGATCCTGTAGTTCGTTCTACAGTTCAg gtGTACCCTAAAGGATGGACTGGTGTTTATGCATATCTAGATAATCCTGGGATGTGGAACTTGAGATCAcaaaatttgagaaattggtaCTTAGGCCAAGAGCTCTACTTAAGAGTTTATGATGCTGACCCCAATCCTGCCAAAGAGCGACCACCCCCAGATAACCTTCTTCTTTGTG GAAAATTTAGCAATTTAagtcctcctcctcctccacctAATGCCCCTGCATCTGCTCCTCCTCCACCTAATGCCCCTGCGACTGCTCCTTCTCCTTCTCATGCGtcacctcctcctcctcctcctgcaTCAACTCCTCCTACTTCTCATGCATTAACTGGACGAAAAGCATG GTTCCACACCTTTATGATGCTGATTATTGCATTTCTTTGCATGGGGAAGCAGTAG